The following are encoded together in the bacterium genome:
- a CDS encoding thioredoxin family protein yields the protein MKIEVVGPGCPRCKATEKNVNEALKELGIDAEVTHVHDMGEMAKRGVMFTPALIVDGQIKTSGKIPTVGEIKNILSSDK from the coding sequence ATGAAGATTGAAGTTGTAGGTCCGGGATGTCCAAGATGTAAAGCGACAGAGAAAAATGTAAACGAGGCTCTTAAGGAATTGGGTATCGACGCCGAAGTTACTCATGTTCATGATATGGGTGAAATGGCAAAGAGAGGAGTAATGTTTACTCCCGCTCTGATTGTGGACGGTCAGATTAAGACTTCCGGCAAGATTCCTACAGTAGGTGAGATAAAAAATATTTTGTCTTCCGATAAATAA